One part of the Entelurus aequoreus isolate RoL-2023_Sb linkage group LG05, RoL_Eaeq_v1.1, whole genome shotgun sequence genome encodes these proteins:
- the ccdc90b gene encoding coiled-coil domain-containing protein 90B, mitochondrial: MNTLMRRWKLRQLANWRAIQVGTAVASFDLRKVELTPLEQRKLTFDSHAMVIQLASSGFEKRQAELIVSALVTLTTANMDIVYKDMVTKSHQEIALQQIMAHLDAIRKDMVILEKSDFANLRSENTKMKRELEQLYNRLKEESLKVRAETKLDINLESSRISDMFTEQDTKLMEASTEFHQKKADLDHNNMEISKKMELQVASLKTVLESLKLETIRYLAATVFSCLTISLGVYWLWK, from the exons ATGAACACTCTTATGCGGCGATGGAAGCTACGGCAGCTTGCAAATTGGAGAG CTATTCAGGTTGGGACAGCAGTGGCGAGCTTTGACCTGAGGAAAGTGGAATTAACCCCTCTGGAACAGCGGAAACTTACTTTTGACTCGCATGCCATGGTGATCCAGCTGGCAAGTAGCG GTTTCGAGAAACGACAGGCCGAGCTCATCGTCTCCGCTCTGGTGACTTTGACAACGGCCAACATGGACATTGTTTATAAAGACATGGTGACCAAGTCGCACCAG GAAATTGCCCTGCAGCAGATCATGGCCCACCTGGACGCCATCAGGAAGGACATGGTGATCCTGGAGAAGAGCGACTTTGCCAACCTGCGATCTGAGAACACG AAGATGAAGCGGGAACTGGAGCAACTGTATAATCGACTAAAGGAAGAGAGTCTAAAAGTGCGGGCGGAAACCAAACTGGATATCAACCTGGAGAGCAGCCGCATCTCTGACATG TTTACAGAGCAGGACACGAAGCTGATGGAGGCTAGCACAGAATTCCATCAAAAA AAAGCCGACCTGGATCACAACAACATGGAGATCAGCAAGAAGATGGAGCTGCAGGTGGCTTCACTTAAAACGGTCCTGGAGTCACTGAAGCTGGAGACCATCCGTTACCTCGCAG CAACTGTGTTCTCCTGCCTGACCATTTCTCTGGGTGTTTACTGGTTATGGAAGTGA